Part of the uncultured Desulfobacter sp. genome, CTTTGCCGTTGTTCACCAGGTTGGTCATCTTGCCTTTTCTAACGGAGAGTTTTTCGGTGACCACACCCATGAAGTCCTCATCACAGTCCACAAACAGATGTTCAATGGGTTCCAGGGTCTGGCCGTTTTCTTCCCGGTAAATGACCTTGGGGCGTCCCACGCACAATTCAAAATCTTCCCGGCGCATGGTTTCAATGAGAATGGCCAGCTGAAGTTCTCCGCGTCCCTTGACCACAAAGCTGTCGTCTGCGGTGCTTTCTTCCACGGCGATTGCCACATTGAGCAGGGTCTCCTTGAGCAGACGCTCCCGGATTTTTCTGGATTGAACGTTTTTACCCTCTCTGCCGGCAAAGGGTGAGCTGTTAATGGCAAACCGCATGAAGACGGTGGGTTCGTCCACGGTGATCCTGGGCAGTGCCAGGGGGTTATCCCGGGTGCATATGGTATCGCCGATTTTTACATCTTCAATACCTGCCAGGACAATAATATCTCCGGTGTCTGCCTGGTCCACCGGCACCAGTGTCATGCCGTCATAGGACTGGAGTTTGGAAACCTTGAGCTGTTTTTGAGCATCCTCCTCACCCATACACACCAGAGAGGCGTTGGAGGCGGCAGACCCGTTGAATACTTTGCCGATGGCAAGACGTCCCAGGTAGTCGGAATAGCCTAAGTCCGACACCAGCATCTGGAAAGGGGCCTCCGGATCATAGGAGGGGGGCGGCATCTCATTGACAATGATATCAAGCAGCACCTTGAGGTTATCCACATCTTCTTCCAGTTCCCGCTTGACAATGCCGTCCCGGCCAATGGCGTAAAGATAGGTGAAATCCAGCTGTTCGTCCGTGGCGTCCAGATCGATGAACAGGTCATAGACCATGTCCAGCACCTCGTCGGGACGGGCATCCTTGCGATCGATTTTGTTGATGATCACAAGCACGGGAAGGCCTGCCTCAAAGGTTTTTTTAAGTACAAACCGGGTCTGGGGCAGCGGCCCTTCGGAGGCATCCACCAGCAGAATGGCGGAATCAGCCATGGACAGGGCGCGCTCCACCTCGCCGCCGAAATCGGCATGGCCCGGGGTGTCAATAATATTGATCTTTACCCCGTTGCAGGTGACCGAGCAGTTCTTGGCGGCAATGGTAATGCCCCGCTCCCGCTCCAGGTCCATGGAGTCCATGAGCCGGTCATCCACGTCCTGGCCTTCCCGGAACATCCCGCTTTGTTTGAACATGGCATCCACCAGCGTGGTTTTCCCATGGTCAACATGGGCAATGATGGCAACGTTTCTTAATTTATCATTTACTGCACTGTTTTTTTTCATATGCTCCTGCTATTTAAACTATAGTTATATATTCGTGTTTGGACTAAATTATGGGTGCCCAAATGCAAGGGACAGAAAAATTTGCCGCCATTTGTACCCCAAAAGTACAATTGGTAATCAGACTTGCAAATTTTTCAGTAACGTGCAGATGGGTGACGTTTAGTTTTGATTTTATTTTGAAATACGAGTGGTGCCGTCCGGTGCTGTTAATATCCGAACCCTGTCCCCGGGATACATGGGGACATCCGCCTCCTGGACCACCACAATGGTTCGTCCGCTGTCAAGATTGACAACAATTTCCAAACCGTTTTTGGTTCCGGCTTCGCGTTCAATGGCGGCGCCAAGGGCCGCACCTGCCAGGGCCCCGACAATGGTGGCCACATCCCGGCCATGGCCGCCGCCCACGGTGCTGCCGAGCACTCCGCCGGTCACGCCGCCGACGGCACCGCCGACAATCGGTGGATTCGAGGCCTGGATAATGATCGATTTAACGGATTCCACAGTTCCGGTATCCACGGTCTGGGCCCGCATGGTCTGGTCATAGGTATATACATTGGAGCTGGATGACCTGCATCCGGCTAAAGTCATCATTGCTGCAGCCATGATGCAAACAATTAATTTTATGCCTGATCCGGCTGTATTCATGGTTTTGCCTCCTAGGGTTCAACTTCTGTCCGGGGTATCAATGGTGCCTGGGCCGCTTTTTTAGCCTTTAAAGGCTTAAATTACCAGCATTAAAA contains:
- the typA gene encoding translational GTPase TypA, with protein sequence MKKNSAVNDKLRNVAIIAHVDHGKTTLVDAMFKQSGMFREGQDVDDRLMDSMDLERERGITIAAKNCSVTCNGVKINIIDTPGHADFGGEVERALSMADSAILLVDASEGPLPQTRFVLKKTFEAGLPVLVIINKIDRKDARPDEVLDMVYDLFIDLDATDEQLDFTYLYAIGRDGIVKRELEEDVDNLKVLLDIIVNEMPPPSYDPEAPFQMLVSDLGYSDYLGRLAIGKVFNGSAASNASLVCMGEEDAQKQLKVSKLQSYDGMTLVPVDQADTGDIIVLAGIEDVKIGDTICTRDNPLALPRITVDEPTVFMRFAINSSPFAGREGKNVQSRKIRERLLKETLLNVAIAVEESTADDSFVVKGRGELQLAILIETMRREDFELCVGRPKVIYREENGQTLEPIEHLFVDCDEDFMGVVTEKLSVRKGKMTNLVNNGKGRVRLEFSIPSRSLIGYRDEFMTDTRGTGIMNSYLSGYEPYRGDFPVRYTGSLVCDRQGKAVPYALFNLEPRGRLFISPGTPVYEGMVIGEHNRHSDIDVNACKEKKLTNMRASGKDEATICSPVKPMTLEQAIHFIRDDEMVEITPESIRIRKVELNAGKRHILAGKLKKKENES
- a CDS encoding glycine zipper 2TM domain-containing protein — its product is MNTAGSGIKLIVCIMAAAMMTLAGCRSSSSNVYTYDQTMRAQTVDTGTVESVKSIIIQASNPPIVGGAVGGVTGGVLGSTVGGGHGRDVATIVGALAGAALGAAIEREAGTKNGLEIVVNLDSGRTIVVVQEADVPMYPGDRVRILTAPDGTTRISK